A window of the Lactuca sativa cultivar Salinas chromosome 5, Lsat_Salinas_v11, whole genome shotgun sequence genome harbors these coding sequences:
- the LOC111881470 gene encoding glutaredoxin-C6: MQGLRCYNLLSDDQFKLQLTPTTTSPLSIDASESTQMRIQRLITENPVNIFTRSNCFMCDVVKRLFYSIGVFPTVIELEEEEVADLAAFHEHSGGGDEEVPAVFIGGSCVGGLENLVALHLSGHLVLKLVEVGALRSGNNGVVGL; this comes from the coding sequence ATGCAGGGCCTCCGCTGCTACAATCTGCTCTCCGACGACCAATTCAAGCTGCAATTAACTCCGACCACCACTTCCCCCCTCTCAATCGACGCCTCCGAATCCACCCAGATGAGGATCCAACGACTCATAACCGAAAATCCCGTCAACATATTCACCCGTTCCAACTGCTTTATGTGCGACGTAGTGAAACGACTCTTCTATTCCATCGGTGTTTTCCCCACCGTCATCGAACTGGAGGAGGAAGAAGTCGCCGACCTTGCTGCCTTCCACGAACACAGTGGTGGCGGAGACGAGGAGGTTCCGGCAGTCTTCATAGGTGGGTCTTGTGTTGGCGGGTTAGAGAACCTTGTTGCACTCCATTTGAGCGGCCATCTTGTTCTAAAGCTTGTAGAAGTTGGTGCTCTTCGGTCTGGGAATAATGGTGTTGTAGGCTTGTAG